Genomic segment of Lagopus muta isolate bLagMut1 chromosome 3, bLagMut1 primary, whole genome shotgun sequence:
GGAACCACACTCTTTGGAGTGTCCCTCCTGCTGGGAATCACCGCTGCTTACATTGTGGGCTACCAGTTTATCCAAACAGACAATTACTACTTCTCCTTTGGACTCTATGGTGCTATCCTGGCATCACATCTCATCATCCAAAGCCTGTTTGCCTACCTAGAGCACAGGAAAATGAAGCGGTCGCTAGAGACTCCAATCAAGCTGAACAAAACTGTTGCCCTTTGTATTGCTGCCTATCAAGAGGATCCTGACTACttaagaaaatgtttactttCTGTGAAAAGATTGACCTACCCTGGAATTAAAGTTGTTATGGTCATTGATGGGAACTCGGAAGACGACGTTTACATGATGGACATTTTTACTGAAATCATGGGTAGGGACAAATCTGCCACTTATATCTGGAGTAACAACTTCCACGACAAAGGTCCAGGTGAGACGGAGGAGTCTCACAGAGAGAGCATGCAGCACGTATCTCAGCTGGTCCTGTCCAACAAAAGTGTTTGCATCATGCAGAAATGGGgtggaaaaagagaagtaatgTACACAGCATTCAAAGCACTGGGGAGAAGCGTGGATTATGTACAGGTAGGTATTAAAGCACCAGGTCAGTGCCAATTCAAACACActttgaaagaaagcagcttttgtaTATTTTGTGCCGCATGTTAGAGGCCATCCCAGTCCCTGATGAACACAGTGCTCCTTTCAGTCTGTTTGGAAACAGCTTGACCGTTGAAAGTGCATTTTGCTACCTTTTTAAAATGATCAGCCTATCTGTGAGTATGTTAAATCTACCAACTATTGGAGAAATCACGAATATCTCCTCAGGCTGCAGTACTTTCTCCCTGTGGTTTTGCTTCAGGCAAAGCCAGTGGCCTCCTGAAGAccccctctctgctcctgtaAGTTTAGATCTTGGgtaaagttttattttgagaGAGTTTCAGTGGCCACATATGAGAACAGGCAGACAAGTATTTGCTGCCACTAGGGAATATCTCAGTGGTAGAGTCTGTGAAAAAGATGGGGGTATTTTGAAGCTTTTGAGGGCTGTGCAGAGTATTCAATAAAAAAGGTCAACGTGCAGTCttgaaagaaagatttcttcagcTAAAGCCTGAAGGAGCTTTTGCTTCATCACTTACAGCTGCATTACCTCACTCACTGCGACTTGGCCTTTAAAGCCCTTATGACACTGTtcacttaaaaatgaattagGCTGAGTCCTCTCTCCccatttccaaagcagcagagacaCATTTCTTTCCAGCTGCCTTGGATCCCGTGAaagattttctgtgtttgtgcctTACACATGGAAGCACTCCTCTCTCAGGCAAACAGACTGCAGGAAGTCCAGGAGGCCATGAGTGGAGGAGGTGCAGAGAACTAGGCCAGACCCTGAGGATCACTAGTTGTATATCAGTACATTAGTTGTATATCAAGACCAGTGAGATTTATTCCACTAAATCCTGCTGATTATGAGACAATCTTCCTAATTAATCACCCCCAGCCTTTCCTGCTCTCTCCTGACATCAGTACATTACTTTGCCTCCAGAATTCTCCTCTGGTGGGACAGTCGATAAGCTGTCAGGATAGCGTCAGGAACCACCTTGGTCTCAGAACTTCAAGAGTTACTGGAGGCTTAAAAGCAAGGCAACAATTTAAACTCAtccttgagcatttccaaaacTTTAACTGATTTATTATCCAAAAACAATGGACTTAAATTCTCCATTGTCTGCAGTTTGATTTTGTGCTGCGAGGGACTGTGATGGGagcaaaaatgctgtttttctgcgTTAACATCATTTTATAATCACTTCCCACAAAAGTATCAAATTGCAGAGAATgaaggcagagaggaaacagaTTCATGACTACTTTCCTCTCTCAGTCCAGCTCTTGCATTTGCTCAGAGAACCTGCAAAAAGTGTTTCTCTTTCAACAGTCATACCATAAACTAAGAAAACGGAAGAGATGTTTCTGGTCTCTCTGTCAATCAGCACTCCTGACCCGGCTCAGAAGTCCTGATGAATGTGTCAGGGACTAACTGATGACTGATGTCACAGTCACATCCATGTTACAAATGCATTGCCTAGGTGGCTCTGGTTGGCCACAGTCCTGATGCAGTTCAGGTGACATACGGCTCTGTTTTGTGAATTAGTGTAGGCTGAGATTTTTTGCACATTTAGGAGTATCTTTAGGACTAAATTACTTTAAATTGGCCCCACATTTTTAATAGCTGAGTGATCTGCATCAGTGATCAGCCTCTTTAAAAAGTAGACCAGTCAGTATGACTGCCCATGCCTGACACTGTGGGCCTCACCGTACTTAAATGCACTTTAAGCCTAAAAGCAAGTGATTATAAGCAGACATGTCAGCGTGGATAACCAAGATGTTACTCCCTAGCAGACTCTCACTAAATACCTGAATTCACTGCGAAGGATTTAATTCCATTCTGGAGGAGGTGAGGGCAAAGCTGGCTAGTGCAATCAGGGTGCAATGCATCTTGGCTTGATCCAAGTACCTGCATGGACCACCCAGCACAGTCTGAGCTCCATGGAACATCCTGATTTTAAATGACCACTAGTTGCAGCAAGCATTTGAACAGCTTGCTCAGAGCTGAAGGCAGAAGCACACAAGGTCAGCTGTCCCTTTCATGCAACTCTGTGACCCACAGCAGTAATTTCTAGGTCACCCTGCCCTGATGTGGAAATATAGCAAATTGGCTCTTAGACTGTGCTGGGCCAGCCCCAGCTTGCCAGCCCTCGGTGTGTTTCATTCAGGTTCCTAAGTTGCTTTTCTCAGGGTGCGTCCTCTTTTCACCTAGAAAAACCTCATCCAGATGGAAAATGACAGCTTGTCCCAGGAACGCAGACATGTCCACAGTGCTGGCATAGCCAGGACACATGCTGGTCATTCATAAATAAATCCTGTTTTTAGTATTCCTCGTCTCATAATAGCAATGTTGCTCATGGGAGGTTTCTCTGCTATAGATAAATGCATCTGGTGGTTGGGGACTGCTCAGCCACATTGAGTGACAGGCACAGGACTGAAATCTGAGGAGCTGGGTAGGAAACTGACCCAATCTGACCATTTGTGGCCACAAGAAATGGAACAAGTGTCTTACTGAGCCCTGAATACCAACAAACAGCAGatttgctgtgctgagcactcagTGACAGCTTTGCTCAGGAAGTCCCAGACAGAAATACAAGcatccttttttcccttcatcctttcttcccttcatcACAATTAACGCTGCCTGTCACCATGTGCTGTCACTGATGACAGCTTTCCACTAAAGCTGGCCAGGTTACAAAGGTGCTCCCCAGGCTGCGTCTTCCAAGGAGAAGAGCTGGATGCTCCAATGGAAGCTGGAGATGCTTACAGATATATGAGAGCTCTCATCAGCTTTCGCCTTTCAGCCTCCAAGTGAGTACGGAGAGGAAACGTTTTGGCAGACACTGAGCCGCATCACAAGCTGTGCAGCCTGAttatcatagaactgtagaatcatagaatggcttaggttgaagAGGATCTTAAAGGTGATCTAGTTACAACTTCCCttccatgggcagggttgcatGTCTCAAGGTGAGACTGCGCCATCCAGTCtcaccttgaatgcctccagagatggggcatccccaacttctctaggcaacctgttccacctCTTCACCATCCTGAGTACAAAATTTCATactaacatctaacctaagtctcccctcttttagtttaaagccattccctcttgtcctctctctatcagatcatgtaaaaagtcatTCAACaccttgttaaacctcattaggttcttgTGTGCTCACTTTTtgagcctgtccaggtcccccTAGAAGGTGCCCCCTACCTCCTATTGTGTCAACTGCAAAACTTGGTGtaatcagcaaacttgcttGTAACCTCTCAGCTCAAGTCTAGCCCATAACAGAATCCCTAAAAACTCTCCTCCCCTTCACAGAGCAGGAATAAATACTTCTGCTCCCACGGAGCAAGGGAGCTTAGGCTGAGTTGAAAGGTTGGATGAAAAGATGCCAAAATTAAAACTGTAGATACGAAGCCTTGCTTGGGTTTAACTTAAGAGGTTATTCATGCAGTGCCACTGACTTCTACCCCTACTGTCCCCATCTGAAATCACAGGAATATCAACTCTGGATTAagtgggaggaggaagagaattTGTAGGGCAGAATCTGGCCAGCCAGAAGAGTGTTTCTGAGACAGACTCCCACTCAGGGAGGTCAGGGCATCTAAAAAATGAGTTCACAGACTATTGGGAAACTGCTTTCAGTAGCAGCTGGGACAAGGAGGCACCCACTTGATTTAAAAGGCCGCAGCCTATGTCATTATCCTCCCAGCAAACGAAAGCAGCATCAGCTGCCTTTCAGAGAGGCCAGCCTGTCTGAGCCCCCCTCCTACTCTCCAGGGGCAAGCCAATTCCTAGTGTACACAGTGTCTAGTTGACTGGGAGTGTTTGTGTGGTTGAAAAGCCTGTGTATCTCATCTATTTCTGCCCTGGTCTCGTGGACTACTGCACTTTGGGACTTGCTCCTTCTGTTCTTACTTAGATATTTTTTATAAGAATGCTGGAGGAAAATGGCAAATGATTTCTGTACATCAAATCTCAAGTCCTTGCACTATTAGTAACACACCATACATCCAAATATACAGATGAGTTTCTTCTATAGTCCAAAATGCGTATCTTACATGAATTTCTAAATCCTTCCATGAGTGAAAGAACTATTAGGTTTCTTACTGGACTCctagctgacttttttttttctttttcttaacaaGTATCTGGAATTTAACTCCTTACTCCTTCCCTCTTTGGGCAGCAGGAGACATTTTACCAGGGTACTAAAACCATGCAGCCAACACAGGGGAACCCTATGTCAGGGCTCAGCAGGAATCTGCAACACACCCACGAACATTGTCTTGCTCTGCAGTGCCCCATCTCTGAGAGCATCTCTTATTCAAAGTTGTCAGCCCAGCGTGCCAGTAAAACAAATCGAGCTGATACAGAAGAGAGGATTGTTTGCGTGCACGGTCCTTACAAGCACTCAGTTTCATTCAGCAGCACTTCTTGCTGCCTGATACAAATGGCCTTTAAGAAGTATCAATGCAGACTCCAAAGAGAGATTTAATTGCTTTCAGAAGAATATGCCTATAGAGACACTCACCATTCAAGtgatttttattctctgttcAAGTGTACTCCTTAACCAACCCATTTTTGTTCTTGATTCTGTCTTTCTCGTAGGTCTGTGATTCAGACACAATGCTCGATCCAGCTTCGTCGGTGGAGATGGTAAAGGTCTTAGAAGAAGATCCAATGGTTGGAGGAGTTGGAGGCGATGTGCAGGTGAGTACAATGGGGAGTTTCAGCAAATAATTATACTGCAATAGTTTTCCATGTCTGGAATAGCATTGAATACACAGTGGTATCATCACAAAGGCTCTTGTAAGACCTTACCCTTTCTATCTATTGAACAGAATGCTAATTCACAGGTATGAGCACTGTGGTTTTAACACTCACAGAAAGCAGATAAGTATTATTCTCCCCAAATATGTGAAAAATGGGGCATTAGGACTGTCAGGCCTGTTGCTGCATCTTTGAGTATCTGGACATGATTTTTTGTTCAAGGTGCCACAGAAAAGCTTTAGGGCACCAGAGAACAGAGAACAGCTCTCCCAAAACCAAGTCCAGCACCTCAGGCTTTACTTGCTAATTCGCATTCAAGATTGTTACAAATAAAGCCTTTTAGAAATGCAGTGCACTATGCACTATGTACTCTGTGTATTTTTGAGCTTCCTATGCATCTCTGTCAGATGGGACAATGTGAAGGCCTGAAGTCAACCCAGCTCCACTTCTGTGAGGATTTTCAGCTGTTCattccttccaacacaaatgtttctgctacaatttataaaaaaaatatgcatatgaACATTCCAATTGGCCTTGGGGTTGGTTCCTTAGTCCAGTCAGGCTATTATgtgaaacaaaggagaaagggCCATCTATATGGGCAAGCACTTACTGAAGAATGCCCCAGTAGTCATAAGTATTTCAGGTATGTGGCTCTTAATTCCAGAAATTAAGATTCCTACAGAAGCCTGAATATCTTTGTCCTCTGGTCTGATCACAAACCAAGCTGAAAATGTGGATGTGAAGACTTGGGCACCTGCACTTGCCTTTATGTCCACTGAGTGTTCAGACAGATTATAGCTATACAGCATTTTAAGTGGATGCCTGAGCTTCAGGTGAGCTTTGGGGCAAAATGAAGTGAAGGACTGAGTTGTTTATATGAGCTGAAGCATGACTGTTGGTGTATCATAGTATGTCTTGAGGCATAATAACAATGCCAGTTTCCAATGTCAACTCAAGCAAGGCTGTTTCCCAGAGGGCCTAATGTCACATATGGGATCATAGTCCAGGATCAAACATCTAGGGCAAGCCTTAGAAGACCAAAAATGTAAGCCAAAGACCACCTGTTCAGTCTCTCATATCCTGGCATAGCTCTAGGAAGGCTGGAAGAAGTCCTGTGAGAAGCAAAGCTGTGGCAGGAAGCCACATTTTGGACTTCTCCATCTCCTGGGAGAGGCTGCAAGTACTTAACTGGGgatgaagagaaaggaaaaatgagccAGGAAGGAAGTTTCTTggtggagaagaggaaaggttGTGAGAAAAGTGATCATTTTTGTGGAACAGCCTCTTGAAGGCTTTATTGCCTTTCCTATCAGTGTCCTGGACTGTGTAAGGATGGTAACGTTTGGCCTAAGAGTGAAGTTCCCCTTATATTTTGGCTATCAGTACTCCAGTTTCAGCAAATTCCTTATTGATCTAATATGTATAATATCCTTCTCAAGAACTCATCTAAAATGCCAACTTCTTGTATTTTGCAGATTTTGAACAAGTATGATTCCTGGATCTCCTTTCTGAGCAGCGTGAGATACTGGATGGCATTTAACATAGAAAGAGCCTGCCAGTCCTATTTTGGCTGCGTACAGTGCATCAGTGGACCTCTGGGAATGTACAGAAACTCTTTACTCCATGAATTTGTGGAAGATTGGTACAATCAAGAATTTATGGGCTCCCAGTGCAGCTTTGGAGATGACAGGCATCTAACTAACCGAGTACTAAGTCTGGGCTATGCAACAAAATACACAGCTAGATCCAAGTGCCTTACTGAAACACCAATAGAGTATCTCAGGTGGCTGAATCAGCAGACCCGCTGGAGTAAATCATATTTTAGAGAGTGGCTTTATAATGCAATGTGGTTCCACAAGCACCATTTGTGGATGACCTATGAAGCTGTAATCACTggattctttcctttcttccttatcGCTACAGTCATTCAGCTCTTCTACAGGGGAAAAATCTGGAACATCCTCCTTTTCTTGTTGACAGTTCAGTTAGTGGGCCTGATAAAGTCTTCCTTTGCCAGCTTCCTTAGGGGCAACATTGTCATGGTTTTCATGTCACTCTACTCAGTGTTGTATATGTCAAGTTTACTGCCAGCAAAGATGTTTGCAATTGCCACAATAAACAAAGCAGGGTGGGGCACATCAGGAAGAAAAACCATTGTAGTTAATTTTATAGGACTCATTCCAGTCTCCATTTGGTTTACAATCCTCCTAGGTGGCGTAATTTTCACTATCTACAAGGAATCAAAAAAGCCATTCTCTGAGTCAAAAACAACAGTTCTCGTCATTGGTACAATCCTCTATGCATGTTACTGGGTTCTTCTATTGACTTTGTACTTGGTTCTTATCACCAAATGTGGCAGGCGGAAGAAAGAGCAACACTATGACATGGTGCTAGACGTATGATGTTTCTGTGGGAAGTTACCCAGAGAGTTCTAAAGCAACCCAAGAACCTTGTAGTATCTGTGGCATGGGACGAATGTTGCCAAGGGAAATGGATCACTGCTGCTGGGAATAGGACATTTATATTCCTCTGGGTTCATTTTCATCCTGCCAAAGTAAGAAAATcaaaaacaatagaaaatgattttttttttttttttccaaggggGAAGAATCAAACCACACCATTTCAACCTGTTCGCATGAAAATGGGAGAACTTCTTTGTTTATGCACTTTTTTGATCGTGCATACGCCTGACAGTGTTACGTTCTATATACCTCACTGGTCATGCTTATGTGTggacaggaagaaaaggagtttGGAGAATCAAGAAAAGGATCTTACAGCCCCTTGCAACCTAATTTATGAACTTCTCTTTTTTATAGTTCTTTTTATAGGAAGGGTCTTTTGTGTTAGGCTGCCAAATGTAATGCCAAAGGTAAATTTTAAGAGGCCATTGGCTgagctgtatttttatattattgtattatttgtgtgtg
This window contains:
- the HAS2 gene encoding hyaluronan synthase 2, encoding MYCERFICILRILGTTLFGVSLLLGITAAYIVGYQFIQTDNYYFSFGLYGAILASHLIIQSLFAYLEHRKMKRSLETPIKLNKTVALCIAAYQEDPDYLRKCLLSVKRLTYPGIKVVMVIDGNSEDDVYMMDIFTEIMGRDKSATYIWSNNFHDKGPGETEESHRESMQHVSQLVLSNKSVCIMQKWGGKREVMYTAFKALGRSVDYVQVCDSDTMLDPASSVEMVKVLEEDPMVGGVGGDVQILNKYDSWISFLSSVRYWMAFNIERACQSYFGCVQCISGPLGMYRNSLLHEFVEDWYNQEFMGSQCSFGDDRHLTNRVLSLGYATKYTARSKCLTETPIEYLRWLNQQTRWSKSYFREWLYNAMWFHKHHLWMTYEAVITGFFPFFLIATVIQLFYRGKIWNILLFLLTVQLVGLIKSSFASFLRGNIVMVFMSLYSVLYMSSLLPAKMFAIATINKAGWGTSGRKTIVVNFIGLIPVSIWFTILLGGVIFTIYKESKKPFSESKTTVLVIGTILYACYWVLLLTLYLVLITKCGRRKKEQHYDMVLDV